In a single window of the Labrus mixtus chromosome 20, fLabMix1.1, whole genome shotgun sequence genome:
- the LOC132954338 gene encoding uncharacterized protein LOC132954338 yields MSTADQLLEQMFSWIEQREQCARKLKKLAQELESLREKCNASEAVGSSAAVVGAACLLGAGVATLLTGGAAAPLLGLVFSGVGLSISVITKIAEHLSSSKTMKEAKEIESQSNEITQKIQKLFQKLKEERQQAGSFTGPDDLDRHVVTEILGAMARRSGMHPHFIMQMLQRPNLFFNVGPGNRGLHQRVFNPELMVGLAGILSFFTLKAGGKELKFLFAKGGQQLFKEVSKTGLKTALKGGAMAVGGAIGIAFELPEAINQWKKMIEKNHVTEASQSLRDTANDLEKISRTLRKQLDKIKKMFKEFEVLKNCIENSNRSPQQKEDFIKFVKRYCQDQAILSWLSDNYDTEIFFKLLDMFYYIKQMLEKKKKKTDRENIDIDIDIIFVAHGSIEEPLMPASTLLPLSTIEDVILYSPWNSFIDSKVAYGIITGSLQPHHRLFGCAPPCCCQNDLNHLPTNLPPYWNSMKNSGAGLIPNIFIEPLKPVDPAWNEVVELQRKYGQPGTNRVFIPYRFPMKIPFYVVTLALSLVLFIFPFRATVHLAACLGRSSQETLSGQVENLNKQYSYTIDGTYMTSADNMLSADPELYRALQAWFDQ; encoded by the exons ATGTCCACTGCAGACCAGCTGCTGGAGCAAATGTTCTCCTGGATCGAGCAGAGGGAGCAGTGTGCAAGGAAGCTGAAGAAGCTGGCCCAGGAGCTTGAGTCACTCAGAGAGAAATGTAACGCCAGTGAAGCTGTTGGCAGTTCAGCGGCAGTGGTTGGAGCTGCATGTTTACTTGGAGCCGGTGTGGCCACTCTGTTAACCGGCGGTGCAGCTGCTCCATTGTTAGGTTTAGTGTTTTCAGGCGTAGGTCTCAGCATATCTGTGATTACTAAAATCGCTGAGCACCTCTCGTCAAGCAAAACCATGAAAGAGGCAAAGGAGATAGAAAGTCAGAGCAATGAAATTACCCAAAAAATCCAGAAACTGTTCCAGAAGCTGAAGGAAGAGAGGCAGCAGGCGGGATCCTTTACAGGCCCTGATGATCTGGACCGTCATGTCGTGACTGAAATCTTGGGAGCCATGGCCAGACGAAGTGGAATGCATCCTCACTTCATCATGCAAATGCTCCAACGgcccaatttattttttaatgtaggACCAGGCAACAGAGGGCTCCACCAGAGAGTCTTTAACCCTGAACTGATGGTCGGACTTGCTggtattttatcatttttcacACTGAAAGCTGGTGGGAAGGAATTAAAATTTCTGTTTGCCAAAGGAGGCCAACAACTGTTCAAAGAAGTCTCTAAAACTGGACTTAAAACAGCCCTTAAAGGAGGTGCCATG GCTGTTGGGGGAGCGATTGGAATCGCGTTTGAACTTCCTGAGGCAATCAACCAATGGAAAAAGATGATTGAGAAGAATCATGTGACTGAAGCGAGCCAATCACTGAGAGATACAGCTAACGACCTTGAAAAGATCAGCCGCACTCTGAGGAAGCAGCTGGATAAGATCAA aaaaatgtttaagGAGTTTGAAGTACTGAAGAACTGCATTGAAAACAGCAACAGGAGTCCTCAGCAAAAGGAAGACTTCATCAAGTTTGTTAAAAGATATTGTCAAGATCAAGCCATCTTGTCATGGCTGTCAGATAATTATGACACTGAGATCTTCTTCAAACTCCTGgacatgttttattatataaaacaaatgttggaaaagaaaaagaagaagacagaccGAGAGAACATCGACATCGACATCGACATCATCTTCGTAGCACATGGATCAATTGAAGAGCCCCTGATGCCAGCCAGCACTCTGCTCCCTCTGTCCACAATCGAAGATGTGATCCTGTATTCTCCCTGGAACTCTTTCATTGATTCTAAAGTGGCGTATGGTATTATTACAGGAAGCCTACAACCTCATCACAGGCTCTTCGGCTGTGCACCACCTTGTTGCTGTCAAAATGACTTAAACCATCTGCCCACCAATCTGCCACCATACTGGAACTCAATGAAGAATTCTGGCGCAGGGCTCATCCCAAACATCTTCATTGAACCTCTGAAACCAGTAGACCCAGCATGGAACGAGGTGGTGGAGCTACAAAGAAAATATGGTCAACCTGGGACAAACCGAGTCTTCATTCCATACAGGTTCCCGATGAAAATCCCGTTCTATGTTGTCACTCTGGCCCTGTCCCTAGTGCTCTTTATCTTTCCATTCAGAGCAACTGTCCACCTCGCAGCATGTCTGGGTAGATCCTCACAAGAAACGCTGTCTGGGCAGGTCGAGAACCTCAACAAGCAGTATTCATACACTATCGACGGCACATACATGACATCTGCAGACAACATGTTATCTGCAGATCCTGAACTGTACAGAGCCTTGCAGGCTTGGTTTGATCAGTAG